The window atttacaagaaaaaaagtaaaatttacctttttgAGATGAAACGAGGGACGCCAAGAGACAAAaggtaaaatttaacaaaaaaaaatgttataagaTTGAAACTGTAGTTTACCTATGGACAgtgttaaatttacatttaatttttgttatcgCTTCCATTACTCCgaaaaatggtaaaatttACCTTTTAAGGGAGTACATCCGTCGATTAGTTTTCttacaatttttctaatttttggaTATATAAATCTTGAAATTCCCCTGCATCTAATGATCTTAACTTTGTGATGATGAACAATCTAGTATTAGAGATAATTAAGTCTAAACAGGTGAACTTTTTACGTGGTTTAACATTGCAGGTAtaggatttttttatatttttagttctaACAAAAAAACGGTTCTtacaaatttgataaaaaattaatatgtcaaaattgatataatttagaaaattttggaaaaaaaattaaacgctTGAACTTTCTAGAATCAGAGATATTGTTAGTTAAAGtttgcaatatttattaatatttgacatgAACGTGAGGCCGAGTGTATCCGAGCGACAATGATGGGTCACGCGCAACTCTccacttattttatatatcacacATATACATACAAACATCTAGATAATGaataaactataattttattgaattaaaatttccaattatttttaaacaaattgattatattaacaaatgaaataaataaataaatgcatattCCAATATTGATAATCTCAATTTACAACTAAATAAACAGCTGTCACAACAAGCATCATAGATTCACACAAACACAAGTACACATTAATCCGAGCGTTTTCCCGAACACAACTTGGCTGTGATTGGCTGGGATTTGTACAGTATCAGGCAAAAATTTCGGGCTCTGATATAGACTTTTTGTCGCAATTAACACTACGCTTTTTCCTAAACTTTCTATTTGGATTATCTTAAAAGTACTCCCTTAAGGCGTTAAAGttgtttttacatttttaattagtaaAGTTTGTGTTAGTAGGGATAAACTTACCAATTTTCGatgttaaaaatgcaaaataaaattgttaatacaaCAGGatatttagttgttttttttttttcgcaattATGGCACTGCCTGGTATCGAACCCCTCTGCCCTAAACGCTACCTAATTCTACCTAATACTAAAACCATGCTTTAACCGACTTAACCACGAACGCAAGTTGACACACGACAGATTTTTATACTATTTGGATTGACTCTATGCTGAGAGCTTACGTAtaagaattttattgttatcgaTTAAAGTTATTGTGGCAAATGGCTTAGTAGTTAATaaagattgaaataaaatttattaagtatCATCATATTCTTACACATTTcccaataatatttaaatttattatagcaaatgtagctgaggaaaagataAAACTGAATAAATTGTGTTGTAAGATGAATCAGATACTCAGCCACTTACCAcagttatataaatttatttcgctAACTTTttacaagcagtagctaaagaaaagataaagctagggaattaatgttgccaaaaaattatgttttaaggaattaatgttgcttaaaaaataatttctttggcaacattaattccttagctacatcttttccttagctactgcttttccatggacattagtatttttttaaaataaaataacatgtatttcatctatttaataaatgaaaatcctaaggaaaagcagtagctaaggactTGAggtgccaaagaattatgttttaaggaaataatgttgctaaaaatataattctttggcaaccttaatttcttagctacatattttcttagctactgcttttccttgggcatttatattttaaaaaaataaattttcacgtattttatttataaaagaaataaaaatgtccaaggaaaagcagtagctaaggaaaagatgtagctaaggaattgaggttgccaaagaattatattttaagcaacatcaTTTCCTTAAATTgaaattctttggcagccttAATTTCTtatctacatcttttccttagtcacatcttttccttaggtACATcattttcttagctactgcttttccttgggcatttatattttaaaaaaataaattttcacgtattttatttataaaagaaataaaaatgtccaaggaaaagcagtagctaaagaaaagatgtagataaggaattgaggttgtcaaagaattatgttttaaggaaatatatttgcttgaaaaattattctttggCGACCTCAATTagtcaattccttagctacatcttttgcTTAGCTTTAGCTTATCCCTgggattttcatttattaaataaattacatgtatttcgTTTGTTAAATCCATAAATGTCTAAAGTAAACTTCAAGGTTCCtagatttctatttttttaacaaataaaatacacgcaattcattttcattttcgttACCAATTTGAGTGGCAACTTTCCCccgaaataaatttaaacgtaAAAATACGATTTCATTAGgtcaaatttacaatttttttggtgaattctaaattttttatagtaagtcttactttttcattttgttaaaaatatattacaatctATTCAGGCGAAATTTGCCTCTATAAATGCACAAGTTACCTTtcaaaaatgtaaaacaaaatttattattttatcaggtAAAATTCGCATGTTTAGAGGTAAATTTCGCCTGATTAAtttgtcatatattttttacaaaataaaagagtAAGATTAAAATTGACCtcataaattgtaaaatttaccgaataaaatagtttttttagttttacctttttttcgGGTAAAAGTTGCATTTTTTTGCCTGGCGTCCCCCAATCGTACacaaaaaaggtaaaatctaccaattatttttctccgtgttGGGTTTTCCCCTAAACCTTGAGTAAATACTGAACAACATCTTAGGATAACTCGAGAATCCCCAGTGGTCAGGGATCTGATTGATATAATCAGGTTGTTGAACATTCTTGAGCTGTAGGTTACGGATTGTCGGGACGACAATCTTCACTGGGCGGAGGGTAGTGTTACGAATATGAAGTTAATCGCTCCCTCCTCTCTTATGATAGACAGAGACAGACAATAGAATCAGTTAAGAACAAATGACGACCTTAGTAACGGGAAAGAGATGAGAGAAAGAGTTAAGTTGCAGTTGCAATAGAATAGCAAATGAATAAAGacctattaatttaaatagaaaagagagatatcatttattttaaccctAAAacgtaacaatatatataaatgaccGTGATAtgtaaattgatgaaattaaaaaattataaatacactgtgttttttgaataagaaaattaaaaaaaattcaacaacattCGATATGCTTATAGAGAAGAAGTTGCGAGACAAAGTCATCAGCAGGTATATCTTTATATTATCACATAAAtgtgttgtatatatttaaatgtgtgtggataaaattttattacctgTCTTTACTGCAATTACAAGCGTCTATTTTCTTTACGTGAatcacagtattttttttttttcttacatacacgttataattaaacaattaaataacttataatttataaatattgtttttttgtcaagtaaaaatgatactgtttttaaatttatgaaaaaaaactatttgttACTTATTCAAAGAAggatttcaaatttatttaaaaatcagacttttaattcaattgaaaaattattttcttatttatgaataataatccGTTCAAGTCAATTcaaacataaacaaaaaaattataattatatattttatgaaccTCGAGAGAATGAGGTGAATGTGTTgatattttcaagaaaaaaatcgcATATAAATATTGAGGTAACATAGTTTAAAATATCTTGTAACTTTCAACAAAGTATTGCAAAATATTTACTAGTATACTTTACTATATTTActgaagaaatttttaaatacctaaATTAGTTATGTCagatgtgaaaataaatataaaagaaaaaaaaaaaattcaatgttaatagttaattataaaataaacaattagaaattatATCATACTTTAATAAGAAATAATCACagagaaattattaaaatttaaatattaaaaaacgaaatcatatagaaaataactttatcataaatttcattgtacTTTTGAAATGACTTTCTAAcaggttaattttttattctttaaaaaattaaaataatgataaacttaatggtttttatttatttattattatttaaaaattttttaatcgatAAAACTAAAGAAccaaatgtttaaaaatataaataaaaatttcttaaataaaatttaattttgattataatgttagtttgtaattatttaaaatttttaaaaattcaaatatatacttttaattatttatatgatatttcaatgatcaaaaaaaattaataaaaaaaaaaaattgatttaaataaaaattaaattaaaatattgaaactataaatgataataaatatctttaaaataaatcatcattattttttttgaattatcaagatcttatttagaaataaaattgaatattgaaaaaattatcaacacaaaattaaactcaataaaaattttcaggctgatgatgatttattggAGCTGGCAGGAAGAAACAAGGATTCAAAAAAGTATCTATATAAAGAtcagatattttataaaaaaaaaaacttacattgTAATGTAGAAAAATTCAACGACTAAATAGAGCAAAAGCATTATATGTTGATGGTAACTTCAAGGTAAAAATTAGcctatttattcaattttaaaattaacgatcgttttataatattatttcttttgtcgacaatataaaattgttgttttatatacatgtatatcaatattatataaatttattaataatatataatattgtagGTAGTTCCTACACATCCACAGTCCATGCAAGTCTGGAACATTTTAATGGACGAACATGGATCCGGAAAggtaaatagataaataataagaaatatagtattaatgataataataatattaaaatgagaatatgtataaaaaaaaattttagctcATCagcatttttctatttattaataaatattaatgagtACTCCATATAACTTTAGACAACTATACTTGGCTCTCTATCCCAATAACGCCTCGTTTGCTACTTGccttttgttgatgaaataaatataagtgaaaatatacatatatatagaaaaataatagtatgaGAATATGTGATatgactttattattattattattattattgttattattattattattattattaattacaaatttatttcatttaaatgttattatacATGTCATCATTATATGCTTGTAGAATTTTTTAGTGGCATTTGCTTGGTGCACCAATGCGAACCATGGAATTTATTGTTCTATATTAAACTATCTAAAAAAAAGAGCTCCCGGCTTGGAAAAAAGCTTGGAGACAATTTACACAGATTTTGAGCAGGCCGCAGTGCTtgcattttattatgaatttccTCGGGTGAAAATACAAGGATGCTGGTTCCATTATTCACAggtaaatgttaaaataaattaatttctaccATGATTATATTTCttggttaaaaatattttatataataatactatatgttattttttaataacgcaataacaaaatattggGACAGTTTAAAATTGTTCATAAAAGATGATGAAAATcccgaaaaaataaaaaaaaaagcaccaaAAGAAATTCTGTACATAAGTAGAAACATATCTTTACTTCCACAAGATAGAATTAAAGAAGGATTTCAAGTGCTTTCGGATTTAATTGACCAACATGTTGTAGAGTGGCCTGATTTGCAGAAATTCAAAGACTACATAATAAATGAATGGTTAAATAAAGCCtgtttattatcaagttttgGTAGCATCATACGTACAAACAACAAATCTGAAGCATTCAATCGCTCTTTTGTCAAAAGAATTGGTGGGCCACATCCTGCATTAGGCAATTTTCTTTGTGAgttaaataactaatttattttttgaatattaatattaaaaattacttatatacaaatataaatatatttttttttttactatataatgatatttttattcataaagaataaaaataaatgagaaaacgttgcttaaaaattcatttaatattatcgatAACATGCACAATATAATCACAACAGAAGCTGTGAAAATACATCAACCAGCTCGATATCACAAAGAAAATAGTCAACCAGATatcgatgaaaaaaatgatcgGATCACCaaagcacaaaaaaaattgacggaAAATGAGTAAgcatttctttaaataattatcgaataaatattataacaaaaacactaatattgaaaaagaaaaatcatccaattaaaattaattagtacaAATGAACCGCCTGATTTTTGGTTACAGAATTAATGTTGAATACTTTTTATATGAAGTTATGAAGGAAGAAATGCAAAACAACATAATGTATATACGATataaaattatggaaaaagGAGATGAAGAAAtagaacaaaaagaaaatactgaAATATCAAAGAATTCATCGGAGCTTACATGCAAACCTGAAGAATACAAGGTTGACTACGGAGGTAAAgtaacattatcattattaaaatatacatatatatataatatattattttctcattttgaCAGCTCAAAAACCTTTTGATTTCATTTAATCATTTGGTAATTTGGTATAttggtatattattttgtgttcaataaaatcaataaaattttttctattgattttatgattgaatattattaatgatgacaTACTTATCGATGAATATGTTGGTTGTgtcaataaatcaattgaatcatttatatttaaattaatattattaaaagatttatttagCTTAACCGAGTCTTCATTATaatatgatttaattatttcaatttttgataaatagttatcaccattttttttatttatattaacatatattaataaatacccCATACACCTCTTGACTACTATACTTTGCTACCTCCCCAAAACGCCTTTCGCTCACTTGATATTTGCTCTcgaatttttgtttaaaaaaaaaaaatcgtattcTATTCATTTAgaatttattctaaaaaaagaattatttaattaatttttattatgtatttagcattgataataatatatttaatattctatcattaaattgtatttaataaataattaattattaataataatttaaacactaaaaaaaacatataaaattgtattgaatttaatttaaaaaatatttcaattaaaatatatatacctatataataaatttttacaaataattaaaggaagaaataaatatggGACACCTTGTATAAATTTCGTCGATCCTTATGGCTTTGTAAGCActgtgaaaattattaatgttaacCGTAGTgacatctttttatttttgtagatACTTAAAAATCACCATTTACCATCTGATAACACAAGTCTAGTGTTTTTGACATAAATGTTCAGTTTACTGATTGTGCAGTTTGCCGTGTGTGCAGTTTGCCGAATGTGCACTTCTTGATACCCGAACAGTGGCACCCccaattatttgataaaagacaatgattttgttgatgaaatgaTGATTggggaaataaatatataaaacaaaaaataaacctttttttctatttatttattacattaattttttttgtttacattaatttattttattttattattttttatttttgaatttaaacttaatttttattattttaacttaattTATGTACAATGCCACTGATTGGTTTATACTCAATTATATTATCTTgtcaatttaaacaataagctGCAGTTCCTTGTGGCAAATTGTTTTTAGATTCAAATTCTAAACGTACATCTACAGTACcagcttttaaaaattcattttgtttataacaatcaattacaattaatgGTGATTGATGAATGAAAGAATTTTTCGATATCAAATCTCTTTTAGCTCCATAATAAGACTCGGAAAAATTAGCATACATATCATACAATAacgaaaattgatttttcgaaatgtcaagatttaaatttccatatgGGAAAATTTGTGAGTTAAGATATAATTCAACATTTGTTATATTACAATGATCAAATCTTGCTGCATCTGCATGCCAGacgttttttctatttgtttgaAAAGCAAGAATAACATAGCGAGGTTTTTCCAGTTGAGCTGATGTCTTCACAGTCCAAATATGATGATTTGTTGTTGGTAGCAGTGGATATTCATAGAGTTCCCAGGTCCTAAATCCAATAGAAATAACTggatctttttgtatatatttcatcatttccattttatttctattcgaTAGTGTTACATATGGCACTAACCATTCAACGttcgtaatttttaaatcaaatttaacttCTTCTTGAAATATTGCAACATCTCTCacgattaaatttaaatcagaGCGAGATCGTACCAGAATAATTTCATGCTTAGCGTtaacaatgattttttgataGTCTTCAGCAAAaccaaaaaacattttcaatggtatgcataaatcaaaataaccaTTTTCATCTGTTAACATAAGCTAAATGAAGTCCTTTTCCAAGAGCAATTGAttccatttgttttttatgtctCACAGTTTcttataattgatttttacttgattttactGCATTAATTGCCTTAACAACACCTGATGCTCCACCAACTAGTCCACCCAATGCTGTTATGGCTGAAAGTATTGGAATTAATAGTGGTAATGCACCACAACTTATACGTTAGCAACTGGTACCACTCTTGGCATCAAGACAACAAATTTGCCACCAAcatttttagtgttccgtaggacacttatgttttcgcttttctgtgactttttgttgatttgaGATAAAACGAGAAGTCctgaatcgaattggcttgtgagatgctcattttctttattttttttggccaaaagcaatggtcatatttatttccaattttgggGCCTTATTggatttaatatgcccatttttggacattgcccaattccaaatattgaccgatcaattccggcaatgttttaatcgacgacgcttcatctgtagagtctacaatatttttttcgaatttttcagtcgtttatttttttttttattcaacgatatgcagtgtcacaaattgttttttcgcgatattttttgaaccgctgaaccgagttagtcgatgttaaaacaaatttgggtttttttttttcgcaaaaacagacatgatatttttttttactttttgggccttattagatttaatatgcctatttttggacatggcgcaattccaaatattgaccgatcaattccggcaatgttttaatcgacgacgcttcgtctgtagactctacgatatttttttcgaatttttcggtcgtttatttttttttttattcaacgatatgtagtgtcacaaattgttttttcgcGATATTTTCTGAACCGCTGAACCGAGTTAGTCGATGTTAGAACAaatttgggtttttttttttcgcaaaaacagacatgatatttttttttactttttaggccttattagatttaatatgcccatttttggacatggcccaattccaaatattgaccgatcaattccggcaatgttttaatcgacgacgcttcatctgtagagtctacaatatttttttcgattttttcagtcgtttatttttttttttattcaacgatatgtagtgtcacaaattgttttttcgcgatattttttgaaccgctgaaccgagttagtcgatgttaaaacaaatttaggttttttttttttcgcaaaaacagacatgatatttttttttactttttgggccttattagatttaatatgcccatttttggacatggcccaattccaaatattgaccgatcaattccggcaatattttaatcgacgacgcttcatctgtagagtctacaatatttttttcgaatttttcggtcgtttattttttttttattcaacgatatgtagtgttacaaactgtttttttacaatattttttgaaccgctgaaccgaattactcaatgttaaaacaaatttaggttttttttttttcaaaaacagatatgatttttttttttactttttgggccttattagatttaatatgcccatttttggacatggcgcaattccaaatattgaccgatcaattccggcaatattctaatcgacgacgcttcgtctctagactctacgatatttttttcaaatttttcgatcgtttatttttttttttatttaacgatatgtagtgtcttaaactgtttttttacaatatttttgtaaacagcaagaaaaaaaaataaaaatcctacggaacacttagggttcaccttggggaacttgactatctttttttaatagctcCTCTTGCTCCTTTTGATGTTGCTTCAACTGCTATTGATGGAACATTGGATCCCTTACTTGCTTCTTTAGCAACTTgtacaattttcataaatgatacttttttcttgatctttttccttttatttttcttgctcttcttgctttttttctcctcaccagaattatttttattttttatcagttttttaattttttttaatttttcaccagttgttttttgttttttaacacaattttttttattcacacaaCCCATACCGAATCTTGATTTGATTTTCATTGTTCCAGTTACAAGTGCAGCTGCAGCCCTTTCACCTAGACTTGAATCCTTGGcaaaaatttgttttgaagCTTCACGTGCTAAAATATCGTCAGCTAAGTTCCTAGCTTTAATATCTTTCTGATTTTTTGAGTATGCGATATCGTGATTTTTACAAGCTTCGTCTAGAGAATTTATTCCTCGATCTCCTCTTGCCAAACGTTTTTCTAGCTTAGTTCCAGGCCCACAAAAAGAATATCCAGGTAGATGTAATTCGATAGGtagtttatcaataattttatttaatattcctTTTTCCaaaacgttttttatttttcttgttatttttattatttgtatgctCTATCATGGTTGATGgttgactgatttttttcatataaaacagttgactttatacttttttaattagtgTTCATCAAGATGGAGTACAAGAAGCAAGCTCTCAAATTACCAGTgataaactttgatataattacagcGAAAAGTGGTGAGGGTTTAATTCAGAAAAGACGTGGAGACTTATTGCCAAATACGATACGTTGTGCTATTATTGGTAGGAGTAATTGTGGCAAAACTAACGCGCTTATGAGTTTAATTGTTAATCCAAATAGTTTACGTTTtgctaatatttatatttatagtaaatcat is drawn from Aphidius gifuensis isolate YNYX2018 linkage group LG3, ASM1490517v1, whole genome shotgun sequence and contains these coding sequences:
- the LOC122850917 gene encoding uncharacterized protein LOC122850917, whose amino-acid sequence is MLTDENGYFDLCIPLKMFFGFAEDYQKIIVNAKHEIILVRSRSDLNLIVRDVAIFQEEVKFDLKITNVEWLVPYVTLSNRNKMEMMKYIQKDPVISIGFRTWELYEYPLLPTTNHHIWTVKTSAQLEKPRYVILAFQTNRKNVWHADAARFDHCNITNVELYLNSQIFPYGNLNLDISKNQFSLLYDMYANFSESYYGAKRDLISKNSFIHQSPLIVIDCYKQNEFLKAGTVDVRLEFESKNNLPQGTAAYCLN